The region TTGCGCGGCATATTACCTTCTCTTGAATCCCTGTGGGCGGTCTGGAGTCAGAAACGACGCGCACTATTCGCTTTGATCAGCAGGTGGCTCGtgggttgtttttttttaaaacaacacgCGCGCGTTTCACGGGGCAAAGAAAAGCTGTTGTTCATAAAACAATGATTGCTAATGAAGCTTGTTGAATTGTAGTGTAGCCACGCTCCAAACAATCGTGGGCAGATCTACTTCCAAGGTTATCACTTAACAGAGAAGAGAGTTTGCAAAGCGGATGAAATGAAGAATAACTCGACGCGTCTTCACAAAgtaacgaaaaacaaaattctcgCGCGAAACAAAAAAGTTTAAGTTTGCACACATAAAGAAAGACAAACAGTTCTATCCCACGGTGATTTCTTCAAGCTTGTCATTACATTGAAATGACGAGATTGTCATAGTCGGTCATCTTGGTACCATATGTCTTATGGTTTGGAAATCTCATTTTAATTAAGCCGCTTTCACAAAGGTATCTACGTTTGGTTCATTGGTCTGGACTATAAGGCATCAGGTCCAAATTTTAAGCAGCAAAAAGTATTTAAAAACGGAAGAAATTCCCTTTTTAGATTCGGAGTAAACATGAtgcctttttttctgtgtGAATAACATCGAAGCCTTATTTGAATCGACCCGctattggttttttttttttttttgttaaaaattgaagcCGATTTCGCGGTACACCTTTTGTGCGTTTCTTTAATCTGGTTCACAGCTAAACCGTTACTCTAAAGTAATTAAGCGATTGTATGTTATATCTTAAAAACTACACTAAATACGGAATATCGTTCAAAAGGTTGTTCTTGTCACCTgcagaaaaataacaatttagATATGCTTCTTCCTCGAACGTGGACTCTTTTAGAGGCGCCTACAAAAATCATGTTAAACCGCAATAAGCGAATAAGCTTTGACAATGAAACCTTGGACTAGCATATGCATTCAGCTCATTGTTCATTCAATCAATCAGATAAGACAATAAGACCATCGATAAAAGGGCTAATATGTTTGCTAAGCTCTCCATTCGCCACTAATTTAGCTTTAGACACGGACGCTGGAACTAAACTGCAACACCCATGGAGGTACATTTTTCAGCGCTCGAAGACCTTCACATCAAGCGGCCTTTAAACTCGTTTATGGTATGGGCGAAAGAGCGACGAAGGCAAATGAACAGGGACAATCCAAAAATGCGAAACGCCGAGATCAGTAAAATCCTCGGCGAGGAATGGAAGCAGCTGTCGGACGATGTGAAAAAACCGTTCATAGAAGAAGCGATCCGCCTCAGGCGCCAACACAAAATTGACCACCCCAACTACCGCTACAGACCGCGGAGGAAAAACCGCTTGGTTGATCCATGCAGCAGTGGAGAAACAATTCCAGGCAGCGACCGTTATCGGCAACAATTTGCGCCGTACCCAAACACACGACCAACATCGTCCGGGTTTCTTGCACACCACCCGTTACAGCAAGATTACAAATCTGCCATGTTTCAATCAAGATACGGCCTTGACAAACACGGTTTCGTTGGCACCGAGCACATTTCCAAACCAAGCGGTAACGCCTCGGCAAGTTACATCCCTCCAATTCCAATGCGACCTACCGACCTCTCGCCATGGAATAGTTACCTGTCGCCGACCTCATCACCGTATTACTTCGAGCCTTCTCGGTTTTCTCTACCGTGTGAAAACCCTGTCAGGGCAGGCGCTATTCACCTAGGAAGCATGCCACATCCTAGAGACAAACTGCCAAGCCCAACAGGACAAGCTATAAGCAGACCTCACACTGGCTGGCCTTACTTTCCCCCCAAAGGTGAACTCCAATATGCTTAGAAAACTGCCGATTCTTACCTTACAGACAAGAATATATTCTTTAGGTACACCAAAAGCCTTAAAAAAGAACTCAAGTTTATATTGCGCTTTAGAAAATGAGTGACTTGATTGTAAATTAATTTCTTCGCGTTTGTAATCTGCACATTTTAAACGTTATGCACTCCATGTTAACataaattgtaattttcacTTTGTTGTTCTCTGTTtgttgaaataattaaaattgaattgagTTTTATCGCGCGTAAtcagtgtttgtttttgctcttACGAAATACAGAGGACATCTGCGATTACATTTGCTTAGACTTGATTTGGAATGAAATCGTTTCGTCCGGAAACTATgtacaacgaaaaaaaaaaaaaaaaagcgaccAGATTTTTAATTAGGCGAATATTTCTCTCTTATTTTCTAAGACGAGCCTAAATTCGTGAAAATCGAATTTGAGCATCAGAGAATATTCGCTCGCGTTCCCACAAAAGCTATCGAGAAAGAGACTGGGAAACGGTGACAGGTTTGAAAAGGTCTtcactgtgaaaaaaaaaaagtttgtccaaaacaattcaacacGTGTGGGTATTGAACGATCGAGTTCTAAAGCTCGCACGTTTAATAAATTGAAAGGTTTCTTTTCTATTAGATCAGTCACAAAAGGCCGCCATTCAGCAtggatttttcaaaaagctgttCTTGTTTATAGATTTATCAGGTTTGATTTATTTTCTGGTGTTGTATTCATAAAACGCTTGGCCGATTTCGAGTGTGTATTTATTCTTAAAAGAGCTTATACAACCAATGATTTAGAACATTTGGCGGTTTATAGACTCACTTAAGATCAGAAcaggacaaaaagaaaaaaacgaacGACGCCTAAAAGAATGATTGCAAATAGTTGATTGAAATGCCGAAAACAATAAGAGGACCACGCAAAAAAGGCTTTTACAACAGTTTTTAGTCTGCAGTACTTTGTTAGCTGGAGATTAACATTAATCTCGCGCACGGAAAGAAAATGACGAAAAATTGAGATGCCTTCCACCTCTTTTTCCGCTGCAGTGAGCTTCAAATCGACCAAACAATTCTTTTGGTAGCACCATTTCCTTGGCCAGGAAAGAAAACcaatgtttgtgtttttaataAGTAATTGTTTATGCACGACAACAAGAGGAAAAGAGCTTCACCGGATGAGCCAAACTTTGTTCATTGTCTCTtactttttcaaggtttttttcatttggtgcAAGCagatttatttcctttacaaacaaaataggCACTCGTGCTATGTGCGAGATAATGAAACCGCGctaaatgaaatgaagtaCTAAGACAGtaagacgaaaaaaaaaaatgaaaaaaggattaaaaacgacaacaaaaaacaaaaaatttaaaattttcaagtcgAACAGGAGCTTTTGGAGTTAGTGTTAAAATTGATAGTTCTTCGTTTTGAGCTGTTGGCGTCTGTATATCCTTTTAGTTATAGCGcagcaaattttcaaacacttGGTTTATAGTAACAATAAGCGAATGCTTCCTCACTTTATTgcaaatggaaagaaaaaaaaaagataacagcAAGCTACGAACAGAAGCTGCGGCTTGTATGAAAGCTTACTAGAGTCTCTGAACCATTTTTCATAATCACCTTCAACCAAAGCGCAAAAACTCTTCGttctttttcattgtcttGCGCTGAAAGATAACTATTTTTAGAGGTTTTATACGAAGTTTGCTTTGCCTTAAGCGATAacatttaaatttctttttgttcagcTTACTGATGCGATAATGTGCCCTCTTATTATTACTGCGCACGGATAGCAATAGCGTTTAATTCTGGATTGTTTTTGGCAAATAGATTAGATTAATATCAGTACATTTATGGACCAGTTCAGGGAATGAAAACCACCAATATATTTCTACATAGTTCTCAAATCTTATCGATTTCCCTAATAGTTTCCGAAGGGCTTTGCTGAACATAACACTTTCgaatatttttgttcaacGACTACAGGAAGATTCGTTTCTCACCTCATTGATGTTGATCTCACCTTTCGTCGATTAGTGTCATTATATTAATTCCCAGATCAATATTTGCCCTTTTTTCATgcacatgtgaaaaaaatgaaacacaacAGATTGAGTATACAAgtgttttggttggttttcgagttttaaagaaactttacaaagaaaaaaaaagtgtttttaaaaacTAAAGCCACGTGCATTATATCGCTGCAAAACGAAACCTTGTCTTTCAACGCAGGAAGAAGAGCGCACGATAATAATGATTCCTTTGTAACAGAATTCGAAAATTATTCCCGAGTAAACAAAGCAATATGGCTGTCGCGTCAAAAATGTGGTTGAGCAGTTTTGTTTGAACAAAACCAAACATTAATCTTTTGAAACGATTTagcaaattttataatttgGGGGAAAAAAGACGTATTTCACGAGCCCAGTGCCAAGTTGTCAATAATCAGCAATAAACCTAACAAACGCGAATGAAAtatttgttgaatgaaatgatcATAAACTTCTGAACCCTTCGAGTTGAAATTGTTGCTGGATGTTAGCAATAACTTGCCTAGTTTTGCAGTAGCCCAAATTTTCGTACTCCCAAAGAGAAAAACGATCGATgccaaaagaaaatgtttttgataaCTATTAGAAACCTCAAGACAAACAACAGTTATCACAGGCTAAGTAGGAGGAAACACATTTTGCTCCGTCAGAAATTCAAGAAGCCAAACATTTCTGATTACGATCTTCGTTCTCGAAACTTGCGGCATTTCTTGCGTCGAGATTGGCTCATAAGATCCCGATTGTAGGCTGATATAGCGTCCTgtttgattggtcaaactATAATCcaagaaaatttcagaaaagacaaaaaaaaaaaaacaaacaaaaaacaaaaacagaaaaaacaagacaacaCGAAACTTGGTTCAAAATGTCGCGATGGTGTCCGATTTTAATCTCTGAGGATTGgtcaagaatgaaaaatatcGAGGGCAAAAGAATATACAACAATCTTGCTTTAGAAATATGAATCGCCATGTACGAAGTTTTCCTAGGTAAAATAACCTTGCATTGTACTGCGTTTTGGTAGGGTAATTAGCCAGATTCATAATCAAATCCaccttgtgtgtgtgtgtgcttTACATGATTGGGAAACTGGCTTATTAGgtagtttaagaagctacgacggcttcTGCAACGAGAGCGTCACTTCAAAATTGAACTTTATGGTAGATTTCGCGTTTTGCGACCATTCAATTTTAGTCATATTGTACGAAAGGGGAGGAGTGACCTTTCGCTTGCTTAGTACGGACAGTTTTGAtgtaaaggcagagaatgaaagatatACTTCTGCAAGCTGGAGTTGTCGTCATAACCTCAAATATCAAAACaattgcaacaaaaacgtGCCGCACGTACAGCACAATAATGTTTGGTTTtccttattcaaccaatcaaatcattgatttgtggtgttgACCTTTATGTTGCCATCGACGTCGTCGTtttttaaactccctattaacAGAAAACGAGTTCCCCGATCACCAGACCCGAGGTAAATTTGCCGCCCTTCCCAGACAGAACCAGCTcttgcaaacaaaatggcggtgTACGGCGGAGTAAAATAGGGGAATGTTGGGGGGCGAGAAAGGGGGTGTGGCAATGACAGTGTACGCCCGATAAGACGAAGCGAGGGACACAATCTTGGTTAAAACAATCGTTAAAGAGAGACTTGGAATTATTgcagttgcgcccacgggcaaggcttcctttgtttacagctacgtgcagacgaggctaaggggtcaatacaatggaaaatgaccctttagcctcgtttatgtgttaaaaccgctgataatTGCGATATGAGCCCATCCtcggaaaaaagaaaattccagAGGCTAGGCTCGATGGACAGACAATTCAAGACCAAGACCAAGACCCGTGACACGTAAATACGTACATAGATATATAAAATGACAACGCTTTATTTCAAGGACTCAAAAAAGCTTTCTAGTGCGGATATATTATGTGtgtgatttatttttatgtcACTCAAAAGTCTACTCGCCATTCCTCGCGATGCCAATGATTGCCTCAAGGCACTCTTTCTTCCAGGCAGGCCTCGAGAGGGTCTAGGTATTGGACGCGGCTGTGGGTACCAAGTCCCCGCCTAAAATTACACATTGAAggggaaaaaaatgtaaaaatgagaagaaaatcCAAGCTTACACTATGTACATAAGTAAATTTAATTCcaagttttttgcattttgcgGGATTTTCCCTGCCAATGACTCATGCGCACACGTTGCCGAACGGCAATATTAATGTAAATTATTCGACACTATTGCTATTGTTCTGTTGTATGAAACCTTAGAGCGTTATAAAAAGGGTTGAGCTATAACTTTGAttaggagcccatcagatggagcctccatgtccattaatttcttgagtcaaccctttcccgcgtagatttataaatagaaccactttcttttgtaatgcttgaatcgcatgaatgcgcttgctgcctgctgttTGAAGTAAGACAATACTACTGTCAttcctctattttcattggccctTTTCTCTATtagcgcgcgaaacctcctcagggaactgttctatttataaatttactcgggaaagggttgactccaagggcttgtatgggagatggaggctccatctgatgggctcctggttTGACCTCAGATCTGAGAGGCAAACCGTATTACCCTATTTTTGTGAGTTTTAAAGCAAATACCGAGAGCCTGGTAGAAGAATTAAGCAAATACAACGGCAACTGCATGAAACAAGTCTCTCGAAAATACACGTTCACACACTTAAGTATTTCACGATTATTCTTTCTCGTTTATGATGTGCAACATGGACGAATTATTCTATAACGGGATTCCTATGAAAGGTTTAAGTAAAAGTATAGAAACGGTGTTGTGAGTATTTGCGCTCTCGTGGAAACCTCAAATTTGCGTTGCTGTTGAGCGTTTTTTACGTTGTTATTTTGCAGAACAAGTCAAGAAAAGGTACACAAATGCGTGTTGCACATGCGGCACGACTATTTGTTCAGTTTAGATCAATAAAATCATTGTATTTTGGGTTTCCCGTTGCCGTAGCCGTACTCTTCGCTTAAACTGGGGAGTTTAAAATTTGACGatggcaacgtcaacgacaacgccacaaatcaatgatttgattggttgaatgaagaaagataatcgtgctgcacgtgcagcacgctttttggtgcaatgttttgacgtagtctgccaaacgacgacgagaaattttcatgtttgaggttgtgacgacaacgcgagctcgctgtagtaaatctttcattttttgccgttacatgaaaaacattcGCGCCAAGAAAGCGAAAGTGtactccgcctattttgtacaatgtgaccaacatggaataatcgctaAAGACTATACtcaacgcaaagttcaattttaatgtgacattttcgttgcagttgccgtcgtagcttcttaaactccctactcTCTACTAAGAAGACAGTGAAACAATGACATTCAAAGAAGgcaagcaaatgaaaattcGGTATCGAACAAGTTGACGCGGATCAAATTGCAAATCGTAAACTGCGCAGACCtttcgagcgtcagcccttcgtcagagcgattAAGTTtataatagctgttattacagttgagcccgcacacaaaattgcttttgtttacaactgcatgcaaacgaggcttaggggtcaatacaatgggaaatgacccattgCCCTCGTTTGTGTGAAGACCGCTGCTAACtgcaataacagctattgagaTTGCTATGTTTAAACAAAAAGCTCTTACGTGGCTAATACGCCACACTCTGCGCGGTCTCCCGGTTTGCAATAAAGATGCCATGGTTTCGTAGGTTAATCACGCGTGcgcagaaacaaacaaacgaaaagaaaaaaaaatcatttcttaCTTCCAGAAGTGACTTCCTCTTCGTCTTCGTCGTCATTATATGTCGTTCTGGCTTTCCTTATGTAAGGTATTGAGTGTCGCATTGCCGCAGGGGTTGGAGTAGGTGAAGTTGGTACTGCAAATAAGTGAACGTTACTACTGTTACTTGATTGCCGAATCTGGCAAGTGAAGTTCTGAATGCAagtcaacctcgttcccacgACTAATTCACCGGAGAGGGGAAGGACCAGGCCCCTCTCCGCCGGAAAAACCCTGGCAACGACATTGCTTCAGAGTTTAGATTACATTCGCTTAGGTTGCTCAGACGTCACTCATCAACAACTTGCCTGCGTGACGCAGGTAATGTTGCGCCCAACAACAGTTCTTCTCCGAACTTACCTGACACGGACAATCAAATTCCAGCAAGTTGAGTCAATCCTGGGTTAAAGCTATTTTCAGTTGTCATTATTAGAATACATTTAAGGGTAGTCGACAAATTCAACGAACCGCCGCCAGGGGCGAAAAGTTAGGGCGCATTCACATGCATTCTTGCACTTTAACTACTGACTGGATTTACGTTCCGTGGCTTTGCAACCAGCCAACTGGTTACCTGAGGCTCGTCATTTAAAATGCTTCTGGTTTCCTGTCGCTGTTACAATTAAATATGAGCAGAGAGAAAATGACCataaaaatgataatcttTTTTCACAGCACTGGAAACTTTAATATAAGATGCACCTGGAGACGAAAGATAACTACATATCGACCAAGCATTGaagcaaacaacaaatataAAAGACTAAACAACAAGAAGAATATCAATTGGGTACCTTGACAGCCAGATATTCGCTCGCAACGAACAGCGTTTCCCTTAAAACAGACAAAGACACTGTTATGTTAAGCGAGtcgttttcaacttttcattaGAGGGAGTGGAACAGCGTAAGTTTAgaccaggaaaaaaaacgtgCCAAGTTGGtgaattaaattattcttaccaaagcaaagaaaacaaaagtgctAAGAGGTcattaaacaataaccaaaccctAGCACGAGCTAACGAAACAATGGAAAACTATCCAAGGTTCTTAAACTGAGGAAAACCTTTTTGAATTTATAAACTTTTAGACTATACCTCGCAATAGCATACTTCACAAGGATCTCTCTTCCAAGAAGTTCCATTCGGTCTGAATTCAAGCTCAAAAATACATCCTGGGCTATTTGTACTCTGTCTCCAGACTTCAATAGAGTCAAGCTTcaagttttgaaaaagaaataagtgaaaaatcTCTCAACTTGGTAGACGACAAAGGAGTGTTTTATACTGATTTCGTTCATGTAATGTGTATATAGCACGTGTAGAGCGTGCTTGTGAAAACGAGTAGAGTGTGCGTGTAGAGCGTGCGTTAGAGCGCGCGTACAAAGCATGCGAAGTGCGATGTGTGTGTTGAATATGCGGTGTGTCTAAAAATCTATTAGGCGCGCATAGGCATTGACTTTGTTAAATACGCTGTTTCGTGGTGTTGTTGTCACTGTTTCCTTTGTGAGTGCTTCAGCCGAGATTCATCGTCAATTCGTCACGCTGGCCCGTCACAGTACGACTCCTTCGTTATGTCACGTCATCCTCATTTCATGGCGTTGTTAGATAAGACTGGTACCTTTTTCTTCAAGATTTCCACTGTCTGCAGCAATGATTCAAAGTCATTGCAAGTGGGACAATCTAAagcacaaaatgaaaacaatcatGGGTACGTCACggcttttttatcattattttaccAAGTAAGTGAGGCTTTTGAATAAGTTGTGCTGTAATTTTATTCaagctgtttgtttgtttcgaaAAGCTACTGCAAACGCCTCAAATGTGGGACAAGCGGGAAATTGAAATGATatattgaaaagctgacgttgtGCACATTTCACTTGAAGGGAAAACTCTTTTTAGCCAAATTCATTCCGCTCAGTCTGGTTGTTCTAATCCACCCCGAAATAAGTGCTGCCTCCAGTGTTAGCCCACAAAAGTACTTTTGACAGCCTTTGAGCAGCATGGACAGACCTTTACCCAAATAGACGAGACGCAAACTAACTGATAACTTACGTCCACATGTTTTGCCGTCCATTTGTAATCTGAAAGTTGGGTGACAAGTGCATTGATATGACCCAGGAGTATTGGAGCAGTTGTGATGGCAACCTCCGTTGTCCTGAAACACAAAGCAATGTTGAATTGATTTCCTTTTCTCATTCCACATGATAACTCTACTGAAACCTCAAACTCGGATATCCCAATGGAAGGCCTTTATACCGTGGTGTGCCATTAGAGTTGAAAGGGCATTGTCACAGGAATAAAAGGAACAACTTAAAGAATTTTAGCCTAACTTTAAGATGCAACGTGTTTCAGTCGATGTAAATGACGGTTGCTTGGGAACGTGTGACGAAGCCAATGAAAAGCTTGTCAGAGTTACAGGTAGGaatcgaacccacgacctccgTTACGCCGCTCGGGTGCTGAAGCCATCGAGCTTCAAGAActcctgggcccagttgttcaaagcccgattacgCTAaacctggattagtggaaatttaaaTGTCATTTATTTACGGtcaa is a window of Acropora palmata chromosome 4, jaAcrPala1.3, whole genome shotgun sequence DNA encoding:
- the LOC141880093 gene encoding transcription factor SOX-15-like translates to MEVHFSALEDLHIKRPLNSFMVWAKERRRQMNRDNPKMRNAEISKILGEEWKQLSDDVKKPFIEEAIRLRRQHKIDHPNYRYRPRRKNRLVDPCSSGETIPGSDRYRQQFAPYPNTRPTSSGFLAHHPLQQDYKSAMFQSRYGLDKHGFVGTEHISKPSGNASASYIPPIPMRPTDLSPWNSYLSPTSSPYYFEPSRFSLPCENPVRAGAIHLGSMPHPRDKLPSPTGQAISRPHTGWPYFPPKGELQYA